A single region of the Brachypodium distachyon strain Bd21 chromosome 3, Brachypodium_distachyon_v3.0, whole genome shotgun sequence genome encodes:
- the LOC100821835 gene encoding dehydrin DHN3 has protein sequence MNHHQGQHGYGANQVDEYGNPVARPGATGGMGGAYDAAGAFTGTGGQGQGQQFQPTRGEHKTGGILHRSGSSSSSSSEDDGMGGRRKKGMKEKIKEKLPGGHKDNQQHMAAGTGGAYGQHTTAGTGGPYGQGQHTAAGTGGAYGQQQGYGGMTGTGAHGGHGVDTGEKKGLMDKIKEKLPGQH, from the exons ATGAATCACCACCAGGGGCAGCACGGCTACGGCGCCAACCAGGTGGACGAGTACGGCAACCCCGTGGCCCGGCCTGGCGCCACCGGCGGCATGGGAGGGGCATACGACGCTGCCGGTGCGTTCACGGGCACCGGCGGCCAGGGCCAGGGGCAGCAGTTCCAGCCCACCAGGGGCGAGCACAAGACTGGCGGGATTCTGCACCGCTCtggcagctccagctccagctcg TCCGAGGATGACGGCAtgggcgggaggaggaagaagggcatgaaggagaagatcaaggagaAGCTCCCCGGTGGCCACAAGGATAACCAGCAGCACATGGCTGCGGGGACCGGAGGAGCCTATGGGCAGCACACCACGGCGGGGACCGGAGGCCCCTACGGGCAGGGGCAGCACACGGCCGCCGGGACCGGCGGAGCCTACGGGCAGCAGCAAGGATACGGAGGAATGACCGGCACTGGGGCGCACGGCGGGCACGGCGTGGACACCGGCGAGAAGAAGGGACTCATGGAcaagatcaaggagaagcTGCCTGGCCAGCACTGA